A part of Botrytis cinerea B05.10 chromosome 2, complete sequence genomic DNA contains:
- the Bcmsn5 gene encoding Bcmsn5: MNGSANGHNTTTHEVSASHANGNTALLSQIHEALKLVHAPYSSNQSRQQASSFLENIKAEDEAPYHGFTLASDKSQEPVVRHYALSLLEHAIKHKWAAYSEGQASALRQWVIQLAENLAQEDPSYLRNKTAQLWVEIAKRSWGSEWIDMDKLLVGLWELPGTVVYKEFVLFVLETLSDEVFNGEDAVTVLREGALSKACVEIFTPAIVLSEAFPNRQLGTVLRHGDEGWLVRIGGLLGQCLQLDISSPQYQSCAVKILAVYRSVVPWTVPKAISSAQCVQYMCKCLAAPSTPVQLASVQALFALYTRVHFSDEEFLELVCPMYTSEVVGLLRNLFQWSVVDANDIDDEKYLFAKKFSEMMSNLGVFIESKISAIPESCDLSNLLNLFLAIAQSQSLVVSIPIILTWTKLLRSPIIGGSSFITPLIAPLLELSSSRLIRYENMPDDCEDPEFLFLQEDIDTQPERHAFLGNYRRYCSQIIELVVRQKQSEAIYHILSQVDNSLQHLYDGCPPFSVENYSKTSIAVLRVDKNFTVVEAALKGYMKWRAGHGSDPQRDEQERTSIEDNLETWCQRLLELKFEDPIIQKRIIQLAVAFSTTALDKKVGFMLKVLEHILMTQPMEYPNASAYTEAVKELQAESAYELQRLAGKMPDQLLDVYDQLQAKVDEIISTRNLDKKRQTSYQTFLFTIIHRNSKIDPEVRLQKLQGFLTPVQASWQDTEMNHAVEGFSGFCNLLGLNRVRDFLVTRRVHEIQDWSTFQLDSEAQSIQKDMEERLKALPLRTTKSFLGCSTEKLEKEDPAYKVSCSLWRDALPIILPTLLRYLSHAHAFHNPANWNELPSEMAPIVSRILTDRFWQSGISVGSKDDFYARVTGTKSTMEGLASSIRGSIRTVRESCYSILYSMSRLDVDFYGFSELPGPLANALFADAHCLSSHQLIALLNVVRLMVDDCPVEVRSHFVPPILASCFAQMDAKCSSEWERLSHKEVVPADGDTLTEEMKEESILRQLTHTSVMMIAGFLDPARPNIGSTPAPRSAKEASTFIQNQANSYPSMRKFCLTSQAILESLLLFLTHAIRMRDTRCCGVVLRVFRSIVPEFSSGNDSSLASSIREFISTEVLKAAISSLNEPYFVELQKDLASLIASILAHYAPVTDTPKQILLSLPGIQEKAVNKCIEALTVHGVQQRTQRALILDLLKDLKGISISEQGRISKSASVVRKERSKMQEAFMRGPVEDNRKIKSEIDDLEGVAGLFDN, from the exons ATGAACGGGTCTGCTAATGGGCATAACACGACTACCCACGAGGTATCAGCTTCTCATGCCAATGGAAACACGGCATTATTGTCACAAATTCACGAAGCCTTGAAGCTTGTCCATGCTCCGTATTCGTCGAACCAGTCTCGCCAACAAGCCTCGAGTTTCCTAGAGAATATCAAGGCCGAAGACGAAGCTCCTTATCATGGATTTACTCTAGCATCCGATAAATCGCAAGAACCAGTCGTACGTCACTATGCACTTTCTCTTTTAGAGCATGCGATAAAACATAAATGGGCAGCATATTCGGAAGGGCAAGCAAGTGCGCTGCGACAATGGGTCATTCAACTCGCGGAGAATTTGGCTCAAGAGGACCCCTCATATCTGCGAAACAAGACAGCACAACTTTGGGTAGAGATTGCGAAGAGGAGCTGGGGATCAGAGTGGATTGATATGGATAAGCTTCTCGTGGGTCTATGGGAGCTTCCAGGTACTGTGGTTTATAAGGAATTTGTTCTGTTTGTTCTCGAAACCCTCTCCGATGAGGTCTTCAACGGTGAAGACGCTGTCACGGTTTTGCGCGAGGGTGCTCTGAGCAAAGCTTGTGTGGAAATCTTCACACCTGCGATTGTACTATCAGAAGCATTCCCAAATCGACAGCTAGGTACCGTTTTGAGACATGGAGATGAAGGTTGGCTTGTAAGAATTGGTGGATTGCTAGGCCAGTGCCTTCAACTGGACATTTCGAGTCCTCAGTATCAGAGCTGTGCAGTGAAGATACTGGCTGTTTATAGATCCGTGGTACCCTGGACCGTACCAAAAGCCATCTCCAGTGCTCAATGCGTGCAATATATGTGCAAATGTCTCGCTGCGCCTAGTACACCCGTGCAACTG GCGTCTGTTCAAGCTCTATTTGCACTTTACACTCGTGTGCATTTTTCCGATGAAGAATTCTTAGAGCTTGTGTGCCCGATGTATACCAGCGAAGTGGTTGGTCTACTACGAAATCTATTCCAATGGTCTGTGGTAGACGCAAATGATATTGACGATGAAAAGTATTTATTTGCTAAAAAGTTTTCTGAG ATGATGTCAAATCTCGGAGTCTTCATAGAATCCAAAATTTCAGCTATACCCGAATCTTGCGATCTTTCTAACCTCCTgaatctttttcttgctaTTGCTCAAAGTCAAAGCCTTGTCGTTTCGATACCCATTATTCTTACCTGGACAAAATTACTTCGCTCGCCAATTATTGGGGGATCTTCTTTTATAACACCTTTAATTGCACCCCTTCTAGAACTTTCTAGTTCACGCCTTATTCGATATGAGAACATGCCAGACGACTGCGAAGATCCGGAATTCTTATTTCTACAGGAAGATATCGATACGCAGCCAGAGAGACACGCATTCCTTGGGAATTATCGACGATATTGCTCTCAAATCATAGAACTTGTCGTTCGACAAAAGCAATCAGAGGCCATCTATCATATTTTAAGTCAAGTGGATAACTCTTTGCAGCACCTTTATGATGGATGCCCCCCATTTTCTG TGGAAAACTATTCCAAGACCTCAATCGCAGTATTACGAGTTGATAAGAATTTTACCGTAGTAGAAGCAGCACTCAAGGGATATATGAAATGGAGAGCAGGCCATGGCTCTGACCCTCAACGAGAT GAACAAGAGCGCACAAGTATAGAAGACAATCTAGAAACTTGGTGTCAACGATTGCTGGAGCTCAAGTTTGAG GATCCAATCATccaaaagagaattatacaACTTGCCGTGGCCTTTTCAACCACCGCTTTAGACAAGAAAGTGGGCTTCATGCTAAAAGTGCTAGAACACATTTTGATGACACAACCCATGGAGTATCCAAACGCCTCAGCTTATACGGAAGCTGTGAAAGAGCTACAAGCAGAGTCTGCTTATGAATTGCAACGACTAGCTGGGAAAATGCCTGATCAACTATTA GATGTCTATGATCAACTCCAAGCAAAGGTCGATGAAATTATTTCCACCAGAAATCTTGATAAGAAACGTCAGACATCTTATCAAACTTTCTTATTCACAATCAT CCATCGTAACTCCAAAATCGACCCAGAAGTTCGTTTACAAAAGCTGCAAGGATTTTTAACACCTGTCCAGGCAAGCTGGCAAGATACAGAAATGAATCATGCAGTCGAAGGGTTCTCTGGTTTCTGTAACCTACTAGGGTTGAACCGCGTAAGAGACTTTCTTGTCACAAGGCGAGTTCATGAGATACAGGATTGGTCCACTTTTCAGCTTGACTCAGAAGCCCAATCGATACAGAAGGATATGGAAGAAAGACTAAAG GCACTACCATTGAGAACTACAAAATCATTCCTAGGCTGCTCGACCGAGAAgcttgagaaagaagaccCTGCGTACAAGGTTTCCTGCAGCTTATGGCGAGATGCATTGCCAATTATATTGCCAACCCTTCTAAGATACTTAAG TCATGCACATGCATTTCATAATCCTGCAAATTGGAATGAACTGCCCTCAGAGATGGCACCAATTGTTAGTCGAATTTTAACAGACCGCTTCTGGCAATCTGGAATTTCGGTCGGAAGTAAAGATGACTTCTATGCTAGAGTTACTGGTACCAAATCTACCATGGAAGGTCTTGCATCGTCTATACGAGGCTCGATTCGTACTGTTAGAGAGTCTTGTTACTCGATACTTTATTCTATGAGTCGTTTGGATGTTGATTTCTATGGCTTTAGCGAGCTTCCTGGACCGCTCGCAAATGCTCTATTCGCAGATGCCCATTGCTTGTCTTCACATCAACTTATTGCTTTGTTGAATGTTGTGCGACTCATGGTGGATGATTGCCCAGTCGAAGTTCGATCTCATTTCGTACCTCCTATATTGGCTTCCTGCTTCGCTCAGATGGATGCTAAATGTAGTTCCGAGTGGGAGAGATTATCTCATAAGGAAGTGGTTCCTGCAGATGGAGACACTTTGACtgaggagatgaaggaggagAGCATCTTGCGACAGCTAACACATACATCTGTCATGATGATTGCTGGATTCCTTGATCCAGCACGACCAA ATATTGGAAGCACACCCGCACCGAGGTCAGCCAAAGAAGCTTcaacattcattcaaaatcaagcGAATTCATATCCAAGCATGAGAAAGTTTTGCTTAACATCACAAGCTATCCTAGAATCTCTTCTACTTTTCTTAACGCACGCCATTCGCATGAGAGATACCCGTTGCTGCGGGGTTGTCCTCCGTGTATTCCGATCCATTGTTCCCGAGTTTTCCTCGGGCAATGATTCTTCTCTCGCTTCATCAATCAGAGAATTCATCAGCACCGAAGTACTAAAAGCTGCCATTTCGTCACTGAATGAACCTTATTTCGTAGAACTACAAAAAGATCTCGCTTCTCTCATCGCATCTATTCTGGCTCACTATGCACCCGTTACAGACACCCCCAAGCAAATCCTCCTCAGTTTACCTGGCATTCAAGAAAAAGCAGTAAATAAATGTATCGAGGCTTTAACAGTGCATGGTGTTCAACAGAGAACCCAGCGGGCGTTGATATTGGATCtgttgaaggatttgaagggTATCAGTATTAGTGAACAGGGGAGGATCTCGAAGAGTGCAAGTGTAgtgaggaaggagaggagtaAAATGCAAGAGGCTTTTATGAGGGGACCAGTTGAGGATAATAGGAAGATTAAGAgtgagattgatgatttggagggGGTGGCGGGACTTTTTGATAATTAG
- the Bcltf6 gene encoding Bcltf6 — protein MVYCGKPSRGCQMCRTRRIKCDETKPTCNQCQKSRRQCPGYKDDFDLVFRNETKATERRARRSLKNKRGSNNNTQIGPVNRSDASRKFSIMSNSSSSDAELMYSTTGMDLAKIEPDGNDASSSDALGLQVAFASPIEQQAPCYFMSNFVIIPQSGQARGSFDWVLPLIKTEASDSALSLSFQAVAMASLANRPNARGSNLMHLAIENYAKALKVVNLALQNSVQQKADQTLASIILLGFFETITQEKASITAWGSHIDGAVQIVKMRGKKQLRTKVGVALFQTVRGQMLVNCLSSSKTPMLGADWWCADAQKDEGAAFVNRLNLQVAELRGDLNRILMSHPRSPETTELVNEIMHRALELEQEYQRWEETQTKQTVAWVDNIPGGDITKADVCPGRVDLYADVFVCSSWNFSRVSRIFIAAIIIRCAAWTCYPVDYRTTPEYAQMSRLGQEMISDIIASVPFMFGWHLDAEGRLKPGDPMSGNDATGVKALGGVYTIWPLLSVSCSDFTTDSQRLWVKGRFKFISEVMGLNQAKVVSCLQLRLPSMIVRRDNMGYAPPNATNSVRPPGNPAIMPTLPPSISALNFQQREAMKREMWERERKAAIEKAREEQQQQQQQQKQEQEQQHLGRGVLETSSGNVGGVGLNGIGAMNGNGLSSSVMLQYQQSKYGLGLNGNGAGNSNAMQKTGDLGWKISNEQGKKYAWLEGLGWWETTV, from the exons ATGGTATACTGTGGCAAGCCTTCACGGGGCTGCCAGATGTGCAGAACTCGAAGGATAAAG TGTGATGAAACCAAACCTACTTGCAACCAGTGTCAGAAATCAAGACGACAATGTCCAGGATACAAGGATGACTTCGATCTTGTCTTCCGTAATGAGACAAAAGCTACAGAAAGACGAGCACGACGATCATTAAAGAACAAGAGGGGCAGCAATAACAATACCCAGATCGGACCGGTAAATAGAAGTGATGCAAGTCGCAAGTTTTCAATTATGTCTAACTCAAGTTCCTCCGATGCCGAGTTGATGTATTCAACGACTGGAATGGATCTGGCCAAGATTGAACCCGACGGCAATGATGCTTCATCCTCAGATGCCCTAGGATTACAAGTGGCCTTCGCCAGCCCTATCGAGCAACAGGCACCATGTTATTTCATGTCAAATTTCGTCATTATACCACAAAGCGGACAAGCACGAGGCTCGTTTGACTGGGTATTGCCATTAATCAAGACGGAAGCTTCTGACTCGGCGTTGTCACTTTCCTTCCAAGCTGTGGCTATGGCTTCTTTAGCAAACAGACCAAATGCAAGAGGAAGCAATTTAATGCATTTAGCTATTGAGAATTACGCCAAGGCCTTGAAGGTTGTTAATTTGGCGCTACAAAATTCAGTACAACAAAAAGCCGATCAGACGTTAGCTTCGATTATATTACTGGGATTCTTCGAAACCATCACTCAAGAGAAAGCGAGTATCACGGCTTGGGGATCGCATATCGATGGAGCTGTACAAATAGTGAAGATGAGAGGCAAAAAACAGTTAAGGACGAAAGTCGGTGTTGCTTTATTTCAAACTGTTCGCGGACAAATG CTTGTCAACTGTCTATCTTCATCCAAAACCCCCATGCTAGGCGCCGACTGGTGGTGCGCTGATGCTCAGAAAGATGAAGGGGCTGCCTTTGTGAACAGATTAAACCTTCAAGTAGCCGAACTGCGTGGTGATCTGAACAGAATTCTAATGTCACATCCCCGGTCACCGGAGACTACCGAATTGGTGAATGAGATTATGCATCGTGCTCTAGAACTAGAGCAAGAGTATCAAAGATGGGAAGAAACgcaaacaaaacaaacgGTAGCATGGGTAGATAATATTCCTGGGGGTGATATTACAAAAGCCGATGTATGTCCTGGACGAGTTGACCTTTACGCCGATGTGTTTGTCTGCTCATCATGGAATTTCTCCCGCGTATCAAGGATATTCATCGCTGCAATAATCATCCGTTGTGCAGCATGGACATGCTATCCCGTCGACTACCGAACCACGCCGGAGTACGCGCAAATGTCGAGGTTGGGTCAGGAAATGATTTCTGATATTATTGCTTCTGTTCCTTTTATGTTTGGGTGGCATTTAGATGCCGAGGGAAGATTGAAACCGGGAGATCCGATGAGTGGCAACGATGCTACTGGTGTTAAGGCATTGGGAGGGGTTTATACAATCTGGCCGCTGTTATCAGTTAGCTGTAGTGATTTTACGACGGATTCGCAGAGATTGTGGGTTAAGGGgcgattcaaattcatttcgGAAGTCATGGGCTTAAATCAGGCGAAGGTTGTTAGTTGT CTCCAACTCCGTCTTCCATCCATGATCGTCCGTCGCGATAACATGGGCTACGCACCACCGAACGCGACAAACTCTGTTAGACCTCCAGGTAATCCGGCAATTATGCCCACGCTCCCCCCTTCCATTTCGGCACTCAATTTTCAACAACGAGAAGCTATGAAGAGGGAAATGTGGGAAAGGGAACGGAAGGCTGCGATAGAGAAGGCGAGAGAGgaacagcagcagcagcagcaacaacaaaaacaagaacaagaacaacaacATTTGGGGAGAGGCGTGCTGGAGACTAGTAGTGGAAATGTAGGGGGAGTGGGGTTAAATGGGATAGGAGcaatgaatggaaatgggtTGAGTAGTAGTGTCATgcttcaatatcaacagAGTAAATATGGGTTGGGcttgaatgggaatggggcCGGAAATTCAAATGCGATGCAGAAAACAGGAGATTTGGGTTGGAAAATTAGTAATGAGCAGGGAAAGAAATACGCGTGGTTGGAGGGATTGGGATGGTGGGAGACGACGGTTTGA